Proteins from one Bombus affinis isolate iyBomAffi1 chromosome 1, iyBomAffi1.2, whole genome shotgun sequence genomic window:
- the LOC126921101 gene encoding inositol polyphosphate-4-phosphatase type I A isoform X3: protein MEQPSNQIPYGFSIVFDGGLFQALGANSAEERDSWLQALQLASYECMRSQLLALQQRIEAFSGHKHDTDIQMLRLQRGISTDPAEIPICEISLACDNLLCDGHGRPPNPVLEVDVQVKSSKTWIKYARTEVVERSSNPGFLTTVSFRASDGLTTETKVRITAYDVRERVSQTATPIGSAIVTLNAIQDTPRLRIPLKSAKTTTVGFLTINVWNLEAEDRGNSTESTPSKEPSCGMNHQVLSHRRSQSLPPRLGTKIKLPHQGQLKLLFANPYIQTYRFHSGLGGDICVHEIMAESKLCFQFPQHLLAIWIQEEKELLQEVAGMGELREPWHTKQIELLDRHLHLLHLYSQAKENLAAFKGSYFKRSSRRNDRTLEFAPVNLHLQRMWVHNDTLNRCGFYDFITVGAFTAHSHKSKNGGLIRLLQALKESPTRGNQLYQGTSKITMAHDAIQAIKQLRRDVVDAMRALMKLAKDKQTSGMLPICEDMITKTRILLSLWDPGLVEEALTFLEEYKVAKVHETSNENSLNLDFKTNQSLSPFKRITQQLNFDLKSPDFDDFVTPDTPECVRDLWTKENEKNGYTASFPSKNEHVYVNHHVNTTNQDNVTDGKDEENFVIFPDVENDAKNSEIIETCAETSTSGNVNDDADDINDSGINPVVSDTILATNASKCEDNEEREADIKGDIDPCKRFLDTQKMCNSPSANYYKPTDEPEPWDLTQLNIEASVMCLVSKVKFLCGRCSSPAVRLRNKNIVGRSHSLKGCAPTNRSKTVHVVTIQPKNDIKNNDESSKLLDASVENRSNFRQQPSPGSEKIPAFSKAKEVCQAVDSMTRMIKSNSGQRNKFTEGLDFASIVDWTSELRPSMKKLRQAMDGLLKTARLTHSVFRVQEDPKMAQRACNVRYRRDVCFSQALTSLVSGLMAKLWCQRPDPMFLLILTTLGPLVSFEGLVSYYGDEIDMWGDMTVAVEDMHTVTFTLTRCGIEPRFEGNCNAPFQQPLPRVLGSRTALTVVLPVPDAIYSLLPLVPSSRQTISFNVTPVFFNVGINEMASLAESLGTTKPQEKSNMDNFERLNEYYLRFKKLNLPTETSSKRLGARSPLGQTLAELMTNLKTSVQAKVNKNVEVLQLSSQICRRMRGLRFTSCKSAKDRTGMSVTLEQVNILTAEYHLAEHEYIRALDCMRSEGCRRENTWKNIGIRKYAFNSLQILTFPKLYRPPTGTYGSAQT, encoded by the exons CGAATGTATGCGAAGTCAGTTATTGGCATTGCAGCAACGCATAGAAGCGTTCAGTGGGCACAAACACGACACCGACATCCAAATGTTACGCTTGCAACGTGGAATTTCGACAG ATCCTGCCGAAATACCGATATGCGAGATATCGTTGGCATGCGACAACCTCCTTTGCGACGGTCACGGTCGACCACCTAATCCAGTTCTAGAGGTAGATGTGCAAGTGAAAAGTTCAAAAACTTGGATCAAATATGCGCGAACCGAAGTAGTGGAG CGAAGCAGCAATCCCGGTTTTCTAACGACTGTCAGCTTCCGAGCTAGCGACGGACTAACCACGGAGACCAAAGTGAGGATAACCGCGTACGATGTCAGGGAACGCGTGAGCCAAACGGCGACACCGATTGGAAGCGCGATCGTGACGTTGAATGCGATTCAAGATACACCTAG ATTGAGGATACCTTTGAAGTCAGCAAAGACAACAACCGTTGGCTTTTTGACGATCAACGTGTGGAATTTGGAAGCAGAAGACAGAGGGAACAGTACAGAAAGTACCCCATCCAAGGAACCTTCTTGCGGAATGAATCATCAG GTACTTTCGCACAGACGATCACAATCACTACCACCTAGATTGGGAACCAAAATCAAGTTGCCGCATCAAGGACAACTCAAGCTTCTCTTTGCTAATCCATACATACAAACATACAG GTTTCACTCTGGTTTAGGCGGCGATATTTGTGTACACGAAATCATGGCAGAGAGTAAACTTTGTTTCCAATTCCCACAGCATTTACT TGCAATTTGGATTCAAGAAGAGAAAGAACTGCTGCAAGAAGTAGCCGGCATGGGTGAACTACGAGAGCCCTGGCATACAAAGCAAATCGAATTGCTTGATCGCCATCTTCATCTTTTACATCTTTATTCACAAGCTAAAGAGAATTTGGCCGCGTTCAAAG GAAGTTATTTCAAGCGATCGTCACGCAGAAACGATAGGACGCTCGAATTTGCACCTGTCAACTTACACCTTCAAAGAATGTGGGTGCATAACGATACGTTAAACAGATGCGGATTTTATGATTTTATCACTGTCGGAGCTTTCACTGCGCATTCGCATAAAAGTAAAAACGGTGGACTCATTAG GTTACTGCAAGCGCTAAAAGAATCGCCAACGCGTGGCAATCAGTTGTATCAAGGAACATCGAAGATAACAATGGCGCACGATGCTATTCAAGCAATTAAGCAACTCCGGCGAGACGTTGTCGACGCTATGCGTGCTTTGATGAAACTCGCGAAAGACAAACAAACCAGTGGAATGTTACCAATTTGCGAAGACATGATCACAAAGACCAGAATTTTGCTCAGTCTGTGGGATCCTGGCTTGGTCGAAGAAGCATTAACTTTTCTAGAGGAATACAAAGTAGCCAAGGTTCATGAAACTTCGAACGAAAACTCTCTGAATTTAGACTTTAAAACGAACCAATCGTTGTCTCCTTTTAAAAGAATTACGCAACAGTTGAACTTTGACTTGAAAAGTCCGGACTTTGACGATTTCGTTACACCCGATACTCCGGAATGTGTGAGAGATCTGTGGACGAAAGAGAACGAGAAAAACGGTTATACGGCCTCGTTTCCCTCGAAAAACGAACACGTTTATGTGAACCATCACGTTAACACCACTAATCAAGATAACGTTACCGATGGAAAGGACGAagaaaattttgttatttttccaGATGTCGAAAACGATGCTAAAAATTCGGAAATTATCGAAACTTGCGCAGAAACGTCGACCAGTGGAAACGTCAACGACGACGCCGATGACATCAACGACAGTGGGATCAATCCCGTCGTTAGCGATACTATCTTGGCTACAAATGCTAGCAAATGCGAGGACAACGAGGAACGAGAGGCGGATATCAAAGGCGATATTGATCCATGCAAACGGTTCCTAGATACTCAAAAGATGTGCAATTCACCGTCTGCTAATTACTACAAACCTACTGATGAACCCGAGCCGTGGGATCTGACCCAATTAAATATCGAGGCGAGTGTAATGTGTTTAGTGTCGAAAGTCAAGTTTCTTTGTGGAAGATGTAGTAGTCCGGCTGTACGGTTGCGGAATAAAAATATCGTAGGCAGATCGCATAGCTTGAAAGGATGCGCTCCGACTAATCGTAGCAAAACTGTTCATGTTGTGACGATTCAACCGAAAAACGACATTAAGAATAACGACGAGTCGAGCAAGTTACTCGATGCATCTGTGGAAAATCGTTCGAATTTTCGACAACAACCGAGTCCAGGTTCGGAAAAGATACCAGCCTTTTCTAAAGCCAAAGAAG TGTGCCAAGCTGTCGATTCGATGACGCGAATGATTAAAAGCAATTCGGGACAAAGGAACAAATTCACCGAAGGCTTAGATTTTGCCTCAATCGTCGATTGGACTAGCGAGCTCAGGCCGAGTATGAAAAAATTACGCCAAGCTATGGATGGATTGCTGAAAACTGCTCGATTGACGCATTCGGTATTTAGAGTGCAAGAGGATCCGAAAATGGCTCAACGCGCTTGTAACGTTCGGTATAGGCGAGACGTATGCTTTAGTCAAGCC TTGACTAGCTTGGTATCGGGATTGATGGCAAAGCTTTGGTGTCAAAGACCCGATCCCATGTTTCTTCTAATCTTGACCACCCTTGGTCCTCTGGTCTCGTTCGAGGGACTTGTCAGTTATTACGGAGACGAGATAGATATGTGGGGAGACATGACTGTAGCGGTAGAAGATATGCATACCGTAACTTTCACGCTGACCAGATGTGGAATTGAACCGAG GTTCGAGGGAAATTGTAACGCTCCGTTTCAACAACCATTACCAAGAGTACTGGGTTCTCGAACAGCATTAACAGTGGTACTTCCTGTGCCGGATGCGATCTATTCTCTGCTGCCGTTAGTTCCTTCTTCTAGGCAAACGATTTCCTTCAATGTTACCCCGGTCTTCTTTAACGTCGGTATTAACGAAATGGCTTCTCTGGCGGAGAGTCTCGGAACCACGAAACCACAGGAAAAAAGCAATATGGATAATTTCGAAAGACTGAACGAATATTATTTGCGTTTCAAGAAACTGAATTTGCCAACGGAAACGTCGTCAAAACGTC TTGGCGCAAGATCGCCGCTCGGTCAAACGTTAGCAGAACTGATGACGAATCTAAAGACAAGTGTCCAGGCCAAAGTAAACAAGAACGTGGAGGTGTTACAATTATCCTCACAAATTTGTCGGAGAATGCGCGGTTTGAGGTTTACCAGCTGCAAAAGCGCAAAAGATCGCACCGGGATGTCAGTAACACTGGAGCAAGTGAACATCTTGACCGCCGAATATCACCTGGCCGAACACGAATACATCAGAGCGCTCGACTGTATGCGAAG CGAAGGATGTCGACGGGAAAATACGTGGAAAAATATCGGAATTCGGAAATACGCGTTCAATAGCTTGCAGATACTAACATTTCCGAAACTGTATCGGCCACCAACAGGAACTTATGGATCCGCACAAACTTAA
- the LOC126921101 gene encoding inositol polyphosphate-4-phosphatase type I A isoform X2 translates to MRFNKQELLTLATQPSQKFEKEGILYVRERQEGFFRRTEISLERWCRLRGNLLFYFKSREQWSEPLGVIILEQCFVRMEQPSNQIPYGFSIVFDGGLFQALGANSAEERDSWLQALQLASYECMRSQLLALQQRIEAFSGHKHDTDIQMLRLQRGISTDPAEIPICEISLACDNLLCDGHGRPPNPVLEVDVQVKSSKTWIKYARTEVVERSSNPGFLTTVSFRASDGLTTETKVRITAYDVRERVSQTATPIGSAIVTLNAIQDTPRLRIPLKSAKTTTVGFLTINVWNLEAEDRGNSTESTPSKEPSCGMNHQVLSHRRSQSLPPRLGTKIKLPHQGQLKLLFANPYIQTYRFHSGLGGDICVHEIMAESKLCFQFPQHLLAIWIQEEKELLQEVAGMGELREPWHTKQIELLDRHLHLLHLYSQAKENLAAFKGSYFKRSSRRNDRTLEFAPVNLHLQRMWVHNDTLNRCGFYDFITVGAFTAHSHKSKNGGLIRLLQALKESPTRGNQLYQGTSKITMAHDAIQAIKQLRRDVVDAMRALMKLAKDKQTSGMLPICEDMITKTRILLSLWDPGLVEEALTFLEEYKVAKVHETSNENSLNLDFKTNQSLSPFKRITQQLNFDLKSPDFDDFVTPDTPECVRDLWTKENEKNGYTASFPSKNEHVYVNHHVNTTNQDNVTDGKDEENFVIFPDVENDAKNSEIIETCAETSTSGNVNDDADDINDSGINPVVSDTILATNASKCEDNEEREADIKGDIDPCKRFLDTQKMCNSPSANYYKPTDEPEPWDLTQLNIEASVMCLVSKVKFLCGRCSSPAVRLRNKNIVGRSHSLKGCAPTNRSKTVHVVTIQPKNDIKNNDESSKLLDASVENRSNFRQQPSPGSEKIPAFSKAKEVCQAVDSMTRMIKSNSGQRNKFTEGLDFASIVDWTSELRPSMKKLRQAMDGLLKTARLTHSVFRVQEDPKMAQRACNVRYRRDVCFSQALTSLVSGLMAKLWCQRPDPMFLLILTTLGPLVSFEGLVSYYGDEIDMWGDMTVAVEDMHTVTFTLTRCGIEPRFEGNCNAPFQQPLPRVLGSRTALTVVLPVPDAIYSLLPLVPSSRQTISFNVTPVFFNVGINEMASLAESLGTTKPQEKSNMDNFERLNEYYLRFKKLNLPTETSSKRLGARSPLGQTLAELMTNLKTSVQAKVNKNVEVLQLSSQICRRMRGLRFTSCKSAKDRTGMSVTLEQVNILTAEYHLAEHEYIRALDCMRSEGCRRENTWKNIGIRKYAFNSLQILTFPKLYRPPTGTYGSAQT, encoded by the exons CGAATGTATGCGAAGTCAGTTATTGGCATTGCAGCAACGCATAGAAGCGTTCAGTGGGCACAAACACGACACCGACATCCAAATGTTACGCTTGCAACGTGGAATTTCGACAG ATCCTGCCGAAATACCGATATGCGAGATATCGTTGGCATGCGACAACCTCCTTTGCGACGGTCACGGTCGACCACCTAATCCAGTTCTAGAGGTAGATGTGCAAGTGAAAAGTTCAAAAACTTGGATCAAATATGCGCGAACCGAAGTAGTGGAG CGAAGCAGCAATCCCGGTTTTCTAACGACTGTCAGCTTCCGAGCTAGCGACGGACTAACCACGGAGACCAAAGTGAGGATAACCGCGTACGATGTCAGGGAACGCGTGAGCCAAACGGCGACACCGATTGGAAGCGCGATCGTGACGTTGAATGCGATTCAAGATACACCTAG ATTGAGGATACCTTTGAAGTCAGCAAAGACAACAACCGTTGGCTTTTTGACGATCAACGTGTGGAATTTGGAAGCAGAAGACAGAGGGAACAGTACAGAAAGTACCCCATCCAAGGAACCTTCTTGCGGAATGAATCATCAG GTACTTTCGCACAGACGATCACAATCACTACCACCTAGATTGGGAACCAAAATCAAGTTGCCGCATCAAGGACAACTCAAGCTTCTCTTTGCTAATCCATACATACAAACATACAG GTTTCACTCTGGTTTAGGCGGCGATATTTGTGTACACGAAATCATGGCAGAGAGTAAACTTTGTTTCCAATTCCCACAGCATTTACT TGCAATTTGGATTCAAGAAGAGAAAGAACTGCTGCAAGAAGTAGCCGGCATGGGTGAACTACGAGAGCCCTGGCATACAAAGCAAATCGAATTGCTTGATCGCCATCTTCATCTTTTACATCTTTATTCACAAGCTAAAGAGAATTTGGCCGCGTTCAAAG GAAGTTATTTCAAGCGATCGTCACGCAGAAACGATAGGACGCTCGAATTTGCACCTGTCAACTTACACCTTCAAAGAATGTGGGTGCATAACGATACGTTAAACAGATGCGGATTTTATGATTTTATCACTGTCGGAGCTTTCACTGCGCATTCGCATAAAAGTAAAAACGGTGGACTCATTAG GTTACTGCAAGCGCTAAAAGAATCGCCAACGCGTGGCAATCAGTTGTATCAAGGAACATCGAAGATAACAATGGCGCACGATGCTATTCAAGCAATTAAGCAACTCCGGCGAGACGTTGTCGACGCTATGCGTGCTTTGATGAAACTCGCGAAAGACAAACAAACCAGTGGAATGTTACCAATTTGCGAAGACATGATCACAAAGACCAGAATTTTGCTCAGTCTGTGGGATCCTGGCTTGGTCGAAGAAGCATTAACTTTTCTAGAGGAATACAAAGTAGCCAAGGTTCATGAAACTTCGAACGAAAACTCTCTGAATTTAGACTTTAAAACGAACCAATCGTTGTCTCCTTTTAAAAGAATTACGCAACAGTTGAACTTTGACTTGAAAAGTCCGGACTTTGACGATTTCGTTACACCCGATACTCCGGAATGTGTGAGAGATCTGTGGACGAAAGAGAACGAGAAAAACGGTTATACGGCCTCGTTTCCCTCGAAAAACGAACACGTTTATGTGAACCATCACGTTAACACCACTAATCAAGATAACGTTACCGATGGAAAGGACGAagaaaattttgttatttttccaGATGTCGAAAACGATGCTAAAAATTCGGAAATTATCGAAACTTGCGCAGAAACGTCGACCAGTGGAAACGTCAACGACGACGCCGATGACATCAACGACAGTGGGATCAATCCCGTCGTTAGCGATACTATCTTGGCTACAAATGCTAGCAAATGCGAGGACAACGAGGAACGAGAGGCGGATATCAAAGGCGATATTGATCCATGCAAACGGTTCCTAGATACTCAAAAGATGTGCAATTCACCGTCTGCTAATTACTACAAACCTACTGATGAACCCGAGCCGTGGGATCTGACCCAATTAAATATCGAGGCGAGTGTAATGTGTTTAGTGTCGAAAGTCAAGTTTCTTTGTGGAAGATGTAGTAGTCCGGCTGTACGGTTGCGGAATAAAAATATCGTAGGCAGATCGCATAGCTTGAAAGGATGCGCTCCGACTAATCGTAGCAAAACTGTTCATGTTGTGACGATTCAACCGAAAAACGACATTAAGAATAACGACGAGTCGAGCAAGTTACTCGATGCATCTGTGGAAAATCGTTCGAATTTTCGACAACAACCGAGTCCAGGTTCGGAAAAGATACCAGCCTTTTCTAAAGCCAAAGAAG TGTGCCAAGCTGTCGATTCGATGACGCGAATGATTAAAAGCAATTCGGGACAAAGGAACAAATTCACCGAAGGCTTAGATTTTGCCTCAATCGTCGATTGGACTAGCGAGCTCAGGCCGAGTATGAAAAAATTACGCCAAGCTATGGATGGATTGCTGAAAACTGCTCGATTGACGCATTCGGTATTTAGAGTGCAAGAGGATCCGAAAATGGCTCAACGCGCTTGTAACGTTCGGTATAGGCGAGACGTATGCTTTAGTCAAGCC TTGACTAGCTTGGTATCGGGATTGATGGCAAAGCTTTGGTGTCAAAGACCCGATCCCATGTTTCTTCTAATCTTGACCACCCTTGGTCCTCTGGTCTCGTTCGAGGGACTTGTCAGTTATTACGGAGACGAGATAGATATGTGGGGAGACATGACTGTAGCGGTAGAAGATATGCATACCGTAACTTTCACGCTGACCAGATGTGGAATTGAACCGAG GTTCGAGGGAAATTGTAACGCTCCGTTTCAACAACCATTACCAAGAGTACTGGGTTCTCGAACAGCATTAACAGTGGTACTTCCTGTGCCGGATGCGATCTATTCTCTGCTGCCGTTAGTTCCTTCTTCTAGGCAAACGATTTCCTTCAATGTTACCCCGGTCTTCTTTAACGTCGGTATTAACGAAATGGCTTCTCTGGCGGAGAGTCTCGGAACCACGAAACCACAGGAAAAAAGCAATATGGATAATTTCGAAAGACTGAACGAATATTATTTGCGTTTCAAGAAACTGAATTTGCCAACGGAAACGTCGTCAAAACGTC TTGGCGCAAGATCGCCGCTCGGTCAAACGTTAGCAGAACTGATGACGAATCTAAAGACAAGTGTCCAGGCCAAAGTAAACAAGAACGTGGAGGTGTTACAATTATCCTCACAAATTTGTCGGAGAATGCGCGGTTTGAGGTTTACCAGCTGCAAAAGCGCAAAAGATCGCACCGGGATGTCAGTAACACTGGAGCAAGTGAACATCTTGACCGCCGAATATCACCTGGCCGAACACGAATACATCAGAGCGCTCGACTGTATGCGAAG CGAAGGATGTCGACGGGAAAATACGTGGAAAAATATCGGAATTCGGAAATACGCGTTCAATAGCTTGCAGATACTAACATTTCCGAAACTGTATCGGCCACCAACAGGAACTTATGGATCCGCACAAACTTAA